The proteins below are encoded in one region of Halanaerobiales bacterium:
- the rplL gene encoding 50S ribosomal protein L7/L12: MNKEEIIEAIEEMSVLELSELVEELEEKFGVSAAAPVAAAGAAGGQEGGGEEEQTEFDVFLAEIGSKKINVIKAVRELTGLGLKEAKSVVDDAPQNVKEGLSKEDAEEMKEKLEDAGATVELK; this comes from the coding sequence GATGAGTGTTTTAGAATTATCTGAGTTGGTTGAAGAATTAGAAGAGAAGTTTGGTGTAAGTGCAGCAGCTCCTGTTGCAGCAGCAGGTGCAGCTGGCGGCCAAGAAGGTGGCGGAGAAGAAGAACAAACTGAATTTGATGTATTTCTTGCAGAAATTGGAAGCAAAAAAATCAATGTTATTAAAGCAGTTAGAGAGCTTACCGGTCTTGGTTTAAAAGAAGCTAAATCTGTTGTAGATGACGCTCCACAAAATGTAAAAGAAGGATTAAGTAAAGAAGATGCTGAAGAAATGAAAGAAAAATTAGAAGATGCTGGGGCAACAGTAGAACTTAAGTAA